The Chryseolinea soli genome contains a region encoding:
- a CDS encoding OmpA family protein: MTRKVNLLYWLLFFSAVALQAQDSKSLADAEHYFSVRSYDVALPKFLAAIQAGEKSPLVYYKTGVCYQKSPETDEQIKSIPYFEYALKNGKDMPTSLYYDLGTMYLKDENLQNAVQSFTKFRELSSKADKKIMAQADEAIQTCHNAIALMSVPRNFKVTHFNSIINTKYTEYNPVVSADESVMAYTALRPNTGKTRTGDKFIEEIYITYNINGAWSEPKVVPIAHDYNVGTAGISADGQKMLIFMGGASDPGGLFQISKAGGDAWSKPSLLTPTLNTPKYLESTASITPDGKTIYFASDRLGGQGGLDIYKTTLQANGSWTNPVNLGPEVNSKANEDAPFIHPDQKTLFFTSDGHNSMGGRDIFVTRMVGTKWTSPENMGYPVNTTVNDNYFTLIADGTRAYFSSDRKGGMGGQDIYYIDLPAESANIPLTMIKGKILNAETGKPMPTKIYLIDNETDKKLDFVYDPDPETGNYLVILPPSKNYDMVIESEGFLPYTLNINIPNQTYFYELYQMVSLKTIKQFDVVVGQEVQVKNAFYDTDSDVKADLRKTHEAKLVQGGNVDVYDMMLDLMAAQDKDGINYLSDLIQMKDPIEEVNFNEKENSRIEMATRTYYYDESDESKFEQKQVDGKTIFSLPTFMVNEEIMKQKGQTAKKASVIDKAVLAKSAKIYFDAGKSDLKAQYNAQLDGILAELNKNPDLGIEILGFASAEGTEEMNRDLSNKRAISVLDYINHKGVVRRRIVAKGYGATKDQSASKEEGRRVEVHIVDLNALSEIK, encoded by the coding sequence ATGACAAGAAAGGTCAATCTGCTTTACTGGTTATTGTTCTTTTCAGCCGTCGCCCTCCAGGCCCAGGACAGCAAATCGCTGGCGGATGCCGAACATTATTTTAGTGTCCGGAGCTATGATGTAGCCCTTCCCAAATTCCTGGCGGCCATACAGGCCGGCGAAAAAAGCCCCCTGGTCTATTACAAAACGGGCGTGTGCTACCAGAAATCACCGGAAACCGACGAACAGATCAAATCCATTCCCTATTTCGAGTATGCCTTGAAAAATGGCAAGGACATGCCGACCTCGTTGTACTACGATTTGGGCACGATGTATTTAAAAGACGAGAACCTGCAAAATGCCGTACAGAGCTTTACCAAGTTCCGCGAATTGAGCAGCAAGGCCGATAAAAAGATCATGGCGCAAGCCGATGAAGCCATTCAAACCTGCCACAACGCCATCGCCCTGATGTCGGTGCCCCGGAATTTTAAGGTCACCCACTTCAACTCCATCATCAACACAAAGTACACGGAATACAACCCGGTGGTTTCGGCCGACGAAAGCGTGATGGCCTACACAGCCCTCCGCCCCAATACCGGCAAGACCCGCACGGGCGATAAGTTTATCGAAGAAATATACATCACCTACAACATCAACGGAGCCTGGTCAGAACCCAAAGTGGTACCCATCGCCCACGACTACAACGTAGGCACTGCCGGCATTTCGGCCGATGGCCAGAAGATGCTCATTTTCATGGGTGGCGCTTCCGATCCCGGCGGACTGTTCCAGATCTCGAAGGCCGGTGGCGATGCATGGTCAAAACCCAGCCTCCTCACGCCGACGTTGAACACCCCAAAATACCTCGAGTCCACCGCCAGCATCACCCCCGACGGCAAAACGATCTACTTCGCCAGCGATCGGCTGGGCGGTCAGGGTGGGTTGGATATTTATAAAACCACGTTGCAGGCCAATGGTTCATGGACCAACCCGGTTAATTTGGGCCCCGAAGTAAACAGCAAGGCCAACGAAGACGCCCCGTTCATCCACCCCGATCAAAAGACCTTATTCTTTACGTCCGACGGTCACAACTCCATGGGTGGCCGCGATATTTTTGTGACCCGCATGGTGGGCACCAAATGGACGTCGCCGGAAAATATGGGCTACCCCGTGAACACCACGGTGAACGACAACTATTTCACGCTCATCGCCGACGGAACCCGTGCTTACTTCTCCTCGGACCGCAAAGGCGGCATGGGGGGACAGGACATCTACTACATCGACCTGCCGGCAGAGTCGGCCAATATTCCGTTGACCATGATCAAAGGAAAGATCCTGAACGCCGAAACGGGCAAGCCCATGCCGACGAAGATCTATCTCATCGACAATGAAACGGATAAAAAGCTCGACTTCGTATATGATCCCGATCCGGAGACCGGTAACTATCTCGTGATCCTGCCGCCATCGAAGAACTACGACATGGTGATCGAGTCCGAGGGCTTCCTGCCCTATACGCTGAACATCAACATCCCGAACCAGACCTATTTCTACGAGCTGTATCAAATGGTGAGCCTCAAGACCATCAAACAGTTCGACGTGGTCGTGGGTCAGGAAGTGCAGGTGAAGAACGCTTTCTATGATACCGACAGCGATGTGAAAGCCGATCTCCGCAAAACGCATGAAGCCAAACTGGTGCAGGGTGGCAATGTTGACGTATACGACATGATGCTCGACCTCATGGCCGCGCAGGACAAGGATGGTATCAACTATCTGAGCGACCTGATCCAGATGAAGGACCCGATCGAAGAAGTGAACTTCAACGAAAAAGAGAACTCACGCATTGAGATGGCTACACGCACCTACTACTATGACGAAAGCGACGAAAGCAAGTTCGAGCAAAAGCAGGTAGACGGCAAGACCATCTTCTCGTTGCCCACCTTCATGGTGAACGAGGAGATCATGAAGCAAAAAGGGCAGACGGCTAAAAAAGCTTCGGTCATCGACAAGGCGGTGCTGGCCAAGAGCGCCAAAATATATTTCGACGCCGGCAAGAGCGACCTGAAGGCTCAGTACAATGCACAATTGGATGGTATCCTGGCGGAGTTGAATAAAAATCCCGACCTGGGGATCGAGATCCTTGGTTTCGCTTCCGCGGAAGGTACGGAAGAAATGAACCGTGACCTCTCCAACAAGCGGGCCATCTCTGTGCTTGACTATATCAACCATAAAGGCGTGGTGCGTCGCAGGATCGTAGCGAAAGGCTATGGTGCCACAAAAGATCAAAGCGCCTCCAAAGAAGAAGGCCGCCGCGTAGAAGTGCACATCGTCGATCTCAACGCGCTGTCCGAAATAAAATAG
- a CDS encoding MFS transporter, whose translation MKAQIIRFLDTEPGETGRVGLLFIMSFFMGVFVATITVASQSLFLEHFDEQTQLPIALLVSGAFGLFATIIYNFLQNRIPFQLLAVLSLAVITVLTAFIEFGEGFFADPRTIYFLGFAQIIPFSFIIYLVFWGAFGRLFNLRQSKRLVGTVDMGAMIASFIAFFSIPQFLGLGVKTETLYSVSLASIICFMGLFIFLSLKYKTRTFAQEKKMYKKLVLKDFLQNRYILYMSLFVVVSMMAVNFVDYSFFNATTIFLSREDLPRFISYFEMTIVIFGFLFQTLATDRIIKEYGLRIPLLINPFLICLFTVVALILGTIFGYSLGFFMVIAISKLFVRSLRESLDNPTFKLYLLPIESSIRIDVQTKIEGLVTAFASLLAGALIILITKAEFFTLIYITLFTIPLLLIWYFVSNRMNNSYRHTLQDTLVRNKSSLSARVEREYTLNTVLEKEVNSSVEQKVVYGLKLMEKLEPALFENTLMRLIESSSRKVRAFAEEKIQALGLRNDAGKTELRSLAEKAYGELEDSDLLSISPEKLLKLSKSVRQSDRVLAAKLLRKLVGPRTIFVLLELLRDVDPKVRFEALYTARKVKLSETWPVLIELLNSPAYSHHAAAALKEAGEAALPTLEAAFHKSGQSDLVMLRIVQIMGSIGGKYALQLLWKKADYPDKRIVRQILNSLRFINYQAEGREAREVINLLESEMSKTIWNLAALHELPEEKEFFFLREALEEETRDNYDQIYILLSILHEPRSVQLVRENIESGDPDNIAFAMELLDLFIDPEVKPKLIPLLDDMAVPEKLKQLQIFFPRESYNPIQVINYILNRDFNLNNRWTKACAIYASAYISDFRISRGLVAQMFNADKLLQETAAWVIYNKNKKEFEVISERLPLKDKKFLDSSIENNQLLDGLNDGFFLWVEKVMFLKQLPAFKNIHGAMLCDLADKITPLDLAFATRVKFTPDDFNTPIFVLAHGEAQLKTNGILAATLKRGSLFGDLFQDGIAPKITSLEATERCVVFKINLMDFYYVMANHHELVQSLIKNITEETEPYLQQPLT comes from the coding sequence ATGAAGGCACAAATAATCCGTTTTCTTGATACCGAGCCGGGCGAGACCGGTCGCGTGGGCCTGTTGTTCATCATGAGCTTTTTTATGGGGGTGTTCGTGGCCACTATTACGGTAGCTTCGCAATCACTTTTCCTGGAACATTTCGACGAGCAAACCCAGTTGCCCATCGCCCTGTTGGTGTCGGGTGCGTTCGGATTGTTTGCTACCATTATTTATAACTTCCTCCAAAACCGGATTCCCTTTCAATTGCTGGCCGTACTCAGCTTGGCGGTGATCACGGTGCTGACGGCTTTTATTGAATTTGGCGAAGGCTTTTTCGCGGACCCACGCACTATCTACTTCCTGGGGTTTGCACAGATCATTCCGTTCTCTTTTATTATATACCTCGTTTTCTGGGGCGCCTTTGGCCGCTTGTTCAACCTCCGCCAGTCCAAGCGCCTCGTAGGAACGGTGGATATGGGCGCCATGATCGCTTCATTCATCGCCTTCTTTTCCATCCCTCAATTCCTCGGTCTGGGAGTGAAAACGGAAACGTTGTATTCCGTATCGCTGGCGAGCATTATCTGCTTTATGGGGTTGTTTATTTTCTTGTCGCTGAAATACAAGACACGTACATTCGCCCAGGAAAAAAAGATGTACAAAAAGCTGGTACTCAAGGATTTCCTTCAGAACCGGTACATTCTCTACATGTCGCTTTTCGTGGTGGTTTCCATGATGGCCGTGAACTTTGTGGACTACTCATTCTTCAACGCCACCACCATTTTTCTGAGCCGCGAAGACTTGCCGCGGTTCATCTCCTACTTTGAAATGACCATTGTTATTTTCGGGTTTCTTTTCCAGACGTTGGCCACGGATCGCATTATTAAAGAGTATGGCCTGCGCATACCGCTGCTGATCAACCCGTTCCTCATCTGTCTTTTCACGGTGGTGGCCCTGATTTTGGGAACGATCTTCGGGTACTCGTTAGGTTTCTTCATGGTGATTGCCATCAGTAAGCTCTTTGTCCGGTCGCTCCGCGAATCACTGGACAACCCCACGTTCAAGCTCTACCTGTTGCCAATCGAAAGCAGCATTCGCATCGACGTGCAAACCAAGATCGAGGGGTTGGTCACCGCCTTTGCCAGCCTTCTTGCCGGTGCGCTCATTATCCTGATCACCAAAGCAGAATTCTTTACGCTGATCTATATTACGTTGTTCACCATACCGCTGCTGCTCATCTGGTATTTTGTTTCCAACCGAATGAACAACAGCTATCGCCATACCCTGCAAGACACGTTGGTGCGCAACAAATCTTCGCTATCGGCCCGCGTTGAGCGGGAGTATACGCTGAACACGGTATTGGAAAAAGAGGTGAACAGCTCGGTCGAGCAAAAAGTCGTCTACGGGTTGAAGCTCATGGAAAAACTGGAGCCCGCCCTGTTCGAAAACACGTTGATGCGATTGATTGAAAGCTCCTCGCGGAAGGTCCGGGCATTTGCCGAAGAAAAGATCCAGGCCCTCGGGCTGCGCAACGATGCCGGCAAAACAGAACTGCGTTCGCTAGCCGAAAAAGCCTATGGCGAGTTGGAAGACAGCGACCTGCTGTCTATCTCGCCCGAGAAATTATTAAAACTCAGTAAGTCGGTCAGACAATCGGATCGTGTCCTCGCGGCCAAGCTGTTGCGCAAGTTGGTGGGACCGCGCACCATTTTCGTATTGCTGGAATTGCTTCGCGACGTCGATCCAAAAGTTCGTTTCGAAGCGCTATATACTGCCCGCAAGGTGAAGCTGAGCGAAACCTGGCCGGTGTTGATCGAATTGTTAAACTCCCCTGCCTACAGTCATCACGCCGCAGCCGCGCTGAAGGAAGCGGGTGAAGCCGCCTTGCCCACCCTGGAAGCTGCCTTCCATAAGTCGGGACAAAGCGACCTGGTGATGTTGCGCATCGTGCAGATCATGGGCAGCATTGGCGGCAAGTACGCCTTGCAATTGCTGTGGAAGAAAGCCGACTATCCCGATAAGCGCATCGTGCGTCAGATCCTCAATTCGCTGCGTTTTATAAACTATCAGGCCGAGGGACGTGAGGCGCGCGAGGTGATCAACTTGCTGGAAAGCGAGATGAGCAAAACCATCTGGAACCTGGCCGCGTTGCACGAGCTCCCCGAGGAAAAAGAATTTTTCTTTTTACGTGAAGCGCTCGAAGAAGAGACCCGCGACAATTACGACCAGATCTACATCCTGCTTTCGATCCTGCATGAACCGCGTTCTGTGCAATTGGTGCGGGAGAATATCGAGTCGGGCGATCCCGACAACATCGCGTTTGCCATGGAGTTGCTGGACTTATTCATCGACCCCGAGGTGAAACCTAAACTGATCCCCTTGCTGGATGACATGGCCGTCCCGGAAAAGTTGAAACAATTGCAGATCTTCTTTCCCCGCGAAAGCTATAATCCCATTCAGGTGATCAACTACATCCTGAACCGCGACTTCAACCTGAACAATCGGTGGACGAAGGCGTGCGCCATTTACGCGTCGGCCTATATCTCCGATTTCCGGATCAGCCGCGGTCTGGTGGCGCAAATGTTCAACGCCGACAAGCTCCTGCAGGAAACGGCGGCATGGGTGATCTATAATAAGAACAAAAAAGAGTTTGAGGTCATCTCCGAACGCCTCCCCCTCAAGGACAAAAAATTCCTCGACTCGTCGATCGAAAACAATCAGCTGCTGGATGGTTTGAACGATGGTTTCTTTTTGTGGGTGGAGAAAGTCATGTTCCTGAAACAATTGCCTGCCTTCAAAAATATTCACGGCGCCATGCTCTGTGACCTGGCCGACAAGATCACACCTTTGGATCTCGCCTTCGCCACCCGCGTGAAATTTACACCCGACGATTTCAACACCCCCATCTTTGTGCTTGCGCACGGTGAGGCACAGCTGAAAACGAACGGGATACTCGCCGCCACCTTGAAACGTGGCAGCCTGTTCGGCGACCTGTTCCAGGATGGCATAGCGCCCAAGATCACATCACTGGAGGCCACCGAGCGCTGTGTTGTGTTCAAGATCAACCTCATGGATTTTTACTATGTAATGGCCAACCATCACGAACTGGTGCAAAGCCTCATCAAAAATATTACGGAAGAAACCGAACCCTATTTGCAACAACCTTTAACCTGA
- a CDS encoding High-affnity carbon uptake protein Hat/HatR, which translates to MQVIDEKLETANPFPGLRPFKIDESHLFFGREGQSDEVLLKLSKNRFVGVIGPSGSGKSSFIYCGVMPILYGGFLTDASPNWEVVVTRPGAGPIDNLAEALLKNNPEYLASDTEEKKIKRTIFSTLLRSSSLGLVEAIEQTRKDVDVNYLVLVDQFEELFRFKEGHDVNSVNETLAFVNLLMEAVNYPDAPIYVAITMRSDFIGDCAQFPDLTRKINDSHYLIPQLTREQKRNAIEGPVAVGGASIAPRLVQQLLNDLGDNPDQLPILQHALMRTWSYWSLYRDFEEEHVDLKHYEAIGTMTEALSQHANEAYDELSEEQKHICEVLFKAITEKRGENFGIRRPTRLTEIAAIASVEEDAVIEVIDKFREQGRSLLTPAHGAYITSKSMVDISHESLMRIWVRLKNWVDDEAEAVQMYTRLADAATMYQVGKAGLWRPPDLQLALNWQAKHKPTLVWGQRYNPAFERTLIFLEYSRKEWETEQRIKEMEQKAKLKRARVFGIIMGVATVVCLSFLVYALFQKAQADNARKLAVANAHRADSLRVVSDNDRLLAIKAKEEAEEAQKAEAAQKLLAQEAEKRAVQNAELAKRNAIQAQKNAEEAKLNAERALKNEAIAKEQEQIAKQQEQIAKDNAAEALRQRYIAQAKAMAVKSKELNDPEQEALIAQHAYKFNTDHRGYEYDNDIYNGLYAALKKYDHPLTQSLQAHDRGAARALVTRPTGNEIYSGGSDGKVFRWTEVNNNWKSEMLVNRPDYQYYTIDVSADGKLLIAAGLNSNSETKNYVEVYNLDNMSDAPKKVTGFTYAIENLNFTPDGKGFYARDNSGKSIKYSDLSTSREVIVPPVKINAIDLSPDGNFLAGAGENGSLYVWDIRNNYTVAEHKNLGQHLTAVCFAPEGRRIVVGDNTGVVTLFDNQSNLVLRVLSGHTSVIEQIQFNHAGKFMATASKDKTVRLWNVDRLKEQPIVFSDHKDWVWGAAFTPDDEQLLACVHSSIETVKGVEHTIHAWPTKIPTMANILCGSVKRNINKDEWEIFVGDDLKYEKTCADLPDNNN; encoded by the coding sequence ATGCAAGTCATTGACGAAAAATTAGAAACCGCCAACCCGTTCCCCGGGTTGCGACCCTTCAAGATCGACGAAAGTCACCTCTTCTTTGGTCGTGAAGGACAAAGCGACGAAGTGCTGCTCAAGCTTTCGAAGAACCGGTTCGTAGGCGTTATCGGTCCGTCAGGAAGTGGTAAGTCGTCGTTCATTTATTGCGGCGTGATGCCCATTTTGTATGGCGGGTTCCTCACCGACGCCAGCCCCAACTGGGAAGTGGTGGTGACACGCCCCGGCGCAGGTCCCATCGACAACCTGGCTGAAGCGCTGCTGAAAAACAACCCCGAGTACCTCGCGTCCGACACCGAAGAGAAAAAGATCAAGCGCACCATCTTCTCTACCTTGCTGCGCAGCAGCTCGCTGGGATTGGTTGAAGCCATCGAGCAGACCCGCAAGGATGTGGACGTGAACTACCTGGTGCTGGTCGATCAGTTCGAAGAACTTTTCCGGTTCAAGGAAGGTCACGATGTAAACTCGGTGAACGAAACGCTCGCCTTTGTGAACCTGCTGATGGAGGCCGTGAACTATCCCGATGCCCCCATCTATGTAGCGATCACCATGCGGTCGGATTTTATCGGCGACTGTGCGCAGTTCCCTGATCTCACCCGCAAGATCAACGACAGTCACTACCTGATCCCGCAGCTCACGCGCGAACAAAAACGGAATGCCATCGAGGGGCCGGTTGCAGTAGGTGGCGCCAGCATTGCGCCCCGCCTGGTGCAGCAGTTGCTAAACGACCTGGGCGATAACCCCGACCAACTCCCCATTTTGCAACACGCCTTGATGCGTACCTGGAGCTACTGGTCGTTGTATCGCGACTTCGAAGAAGAGCACGTTGACCTGAAACACTACGAAGCCATCGGCACCATGACGGAGGCTTTGTCGCAACACGCCAACGAAGCCTACGACGAACTTTCGGAAGAGCAAAAACATATTTGTGAAGTACTGTTCAAGGCCATCACGGAGAAACGCGGTGAGAACTTTGGCATCCGCCGCCCGACACGCCTCACGGAAATTGCCGCCATCGCCAGCGTGGAGGAAGATGCCGTGATCGAGGTGATTGATAAATTCCGGGAACAGGGAAGATCTTTGCTCACACCTGCGCACGGCGCATACATCACGTCCAAATCCATGGTCGACATTTCGCACGAAAGTCTCATGCGGATTTGGGTGCGTCTGAAGAATTGGGTGGATGACGAAGCGGAGGCCGTGCAAATGTATACGCGCCTTGCCGATGCCGCCACCATGTACCAGGTGGGTAAAGCCGGCTTGTGGCGACCACCGGATTTGCAGCTCGCTTTAAATTGGCAAGCCAAGCATAAGCCCACGCTTGTTTGGGGGCAACGTTATAACCCTGCCTTTGAGCGCACCCTCATCTTCCTGGAATATTCCCGGAAAGAATGGGAAACCGAGCAGCGCATCAAGGAAATGGAGCAGAAGGCCAAGCTGAAGCGGGCCAGAGTGTTTGGTATCATCATGGGTGTAGCTACGGTAGTATGCTTGTCATTTCTGGTGTATGCGCTTTTCCAAAAAGCGCAAGCAGACAATGCCCGAAAACTGGCCGTTGCCAATGCTCATCGCGCCGATAGCCTTCGCGTTGTTTCCGATAACGACAGACTTTTGGCTATCAAGGCTAAGGAAGAAGCCGAAGAGGCTCAAAAAGCTGAAGCTGCGCAAAAGTTGTTGGCACAAGAAGCTGAAAAACGCGCGGTTCAAAACGCCGAGCTGGCAAAGAGAAACGCCATCCAGGCGCAAAAGAATGCCGAGGAGGCAAAACTCAACGCCGAGCGCGCCCTGAAGAACGAGGCCATTGCCAAGGAGCAGGAACAGATCGCCAAGCAACAAGAACAGATCGCTAAAGACAACGCGGCCGAAGCCTTGCGACAGCGTTATATCGCCCAGGCGAAAGCCATGGCCGTGAAGTCGAAGGAGTTGAACGATCCGGAACAAGAAGCCCTCATCGCGCAACATGCTTACAAGTTCAACACTGATCACCGCGGATACGAGTACGACAACGACATCTACAACGGTCTGTATGCCGCGTTGAAAAAATACGACCATCCCCTCACCCAAAGCTTGCAAGCCCACGACCGCGGCGCCGCCCGCGCGTTGGTGACCCGCCCTACCGGCAACGAGATCTATTCCGGCGGCAGCGACGGCAAAGTTTTCCGTTGGACGGAAGTGAACAACAACTGGAAATCGGAAATGCTCGTGAACCGTCCCGACTATCAATACTACACCATCGACGTGAGTGCCGATGGAAAATTGCTCATCGCGGCAGGGTTGAATTCCAACAGTGAAACCAAGAACTATGTAGAGGTCTACAACCTCGACAACATGTCGGACGCACCCAAGAAGGTGACGGGCTTTACGTATGCCATCGAGAACCTGAATTTCACACCGGATGGCAAAGGCTTCTATGCCCGCGACAATTCCGGTAAGAGCATCAAGTACTCGGACCTGAGCACGAGCCGCGAAGTCATCGTGCCGCCGGTGAAGATCAATGCCATTGACCTGAGTCCCGATGGAAACTTCTTGGCGGGTGCAGGTGAGAATGGCAGTCTGTACGTTTGGGACATTCGCAACAACTATACCGTAGCGGAACATAAAAATCTGGGACAACACCTCACCGCCGTTTGCTTCGCGCCCGAAGGACGACGCATCGTGGTGGGTGACAACACCGGGGTGGTAACCCTTTTCGACAACCAGAGCAACCTTGTGCTGCGCGTGCTGTCGGGACACACGTCGGTGATCGAGCAGATCCAGTTTAACCACGCCGGCAAGTTCATGGCCACCGCCAGTAAGGACAAGACCGTGCGCCTGTGGAATGTGGACCGCCTGAAAGAACAGCCCATCGTGTT